From Cumulibacter manganitolerans, a single genomic window includes:
- the ftsH gene encoding ATP-dependent zinc metalloprotease FtsH → MKNNKMMKSPWFFMALAAVFAILLSTLFGGGSDYTDVKTSVALGQLESGNAKAVNVKDKEQILEITLKKSIDPTGAGEEKVSKIQTQYPSGASAQIFDAVKAAQGTSPDAKKGEGFDTTVTQESVLFSLLISMLPFIILLGLLFFVMNSMQGGGRGVMQFGKSKAKMVSKDMPKTTFADVAGADEAIEELGEIKDFLQSPARFQALGAKIPKGVLLFGPPGTGKTLLARAVAGEAGVPFYSISGSDFVEMFVGVGASRVRDLFEQAKSNAPAIIFVDEIDAVGRHRGAGMGGGHDEREQTLNQMLVEMDGFDVKGGVILIAATNRPDILDPALLRPGRFDRQIAVDRPDLEGRKAILRVHAKGKPIAPGVDLDTVARRTPGFTGADLANVINEAALLTARTGGTSITEDSLEEAIDRVIAGPERKTRAMSDREKKMTAYHEGGHALVAQALPHSAPVHKVTILPRGRSLGHTLILPTEDKYSQSRSEMIDSLAYMLGGRAAEEMVYHDPTSGASNDIEKATHVARAMVTEYGMSDKLGAVKYGTSESEPFLGRDMGHQRDYSDEVAALIDSEVRELIERAHDEAWEILTQHRAELDQIVLELMEKETLSAEDMNRICANVPKRSPMAPFTGSRRRKNGKSLPPVMTPKELAEAKKEGIVEPDANPPTDRESADEDHTVQLPAIQPAPLTGQEPAKPPVPPAYPSEWLNPQSSGEHDR, encoded by the coding sequence ATGAAGAACAACAAGATGATGAAGTCGCCGTGGTTCTTCATGGCCCTCGCGGCTGTGTTCGCCATCCTCCTCTCCACCCTGTTCGGCGGCGGCAGCGACTACACCGACGTCAAGACGTCGGTAGCGCTCGGCCAGCTCGAGTCCGGGAACGCCAAGGCCGTCAACGTCAAGGACAAGGAGCAGATCCTCGAGATCACGCTCAAGAAGTCCATCGACCCGACCGGCGCGGGCGAGGAGAAGGTCTCCAAGATCCAGACGCAGTACCCCTCCGGCGCGTCGGCGCAGATCTTCGACGCGGTCAAGGCCGCGCAGGGCACGTCCCCCGACGCCAAGAAGGGCGAAGGGTTCGACACCACGGTCACCCAGGAATCGGTGCTCTTCAGCCTCCTGATCTCGATGCTGCCGTTCATCATCCTGCTGGGGCTGCTGTTCTTCGTCATGAACTCCATGCAGGGCGGCGGCCGCGGCGTCATGCAGTTCGGCAAGTCCAAGGCCAAGATGGTCAGCAAGGACATGCCGAAGACCACGTTCGCGGACGTCGCGGGCGCGGACGAGGCGATCGAAGAGCTCGGCGAGATCAAGGACTTCCTGCAGAGCCCCGCCCGCTTCCAGGCGCTCGGCGCGAAGATCCCGAAGGGCGTGCTGCTGTTCGGCCCGCCCGGAACGGGCAAGACGCTGCTGGCCCGCGCGGTCGCCGGCGAGGCCGGTGTCCCGTTCTACTCGATCTCCGGCTCGGACTTCGTGGAGATGTTCGTCGGCGTCGGCGCCTCCCGCGTCCGTGACCTGTTCGAGCAGGCCAAGTCCAACGCCCCGGCCATCATCTTCGTCGACGAGATCGACGCGGTCGGCCGGCACCGCGGCGCCGGCATGGGCGGCGGCCACGACGAGCGCGAGCAGACCCTCAACCAGATGCTGGTCGAGATGGACGGCTTCGACGTCAAGGGCGGCGTCATCCTGATCGCGGCCACCAACCGGCCCGACATCCTCGACCCCGCGCTGCTGCGCCCCGGCCGCTTCGACCGCCAGATCGCCGTCGACCGCCCCGACCTCGAGGGCCGCAAGGCGATCCTGCGGGTGCACGCCAAGGGCAAGCCGATCGCGCCCGGGGTCGACCTCGACACCGTCGCCCGGCGTACGCCGGGGTTCACCGGCGCCGATCTGGCCAACGTCATCAACGAGGCCGCCCTGCTGACCGCCCGCACCGGCGGTACGTCGATCACCGAGGACTCGCTGGAGGAGGCGATCGACCGCGTCATCGCCGGACCCGAGCGCAAGACCCGTGCGATGAGCGACCGCGAGAAGAAGATGACCGCGTACCACGAAGGCGGCCACGCCCTCGTCGCGCAGGCGCTGCCGCACAGCGCGCCGGTGCACAAGGTGACCATCCTGCCGCGCGGCCGGTCCCTCGGCCACACGCTGATCCTGCCCACCGAGGACAAGTACAGCCAGAGCCGCTCGGAGATGATCGACTCGCTGGCGTACATGCTCGGCGGCCGCGCCGCGGAGGAGATGGTCTACCACGACCCGACGTCCGGCGCGTCCAACGACATCGAGAAGGCCACGCACGTCGCCCGCGCGATGGTCACCGAGTACGGCATGAGCGACAAGCTCGGTGCGGTCAAGTACGGCACCAGCGAGTCCGAGCCGTTCCTGGGCCGCGACATGGGCCACCAGCGCGACTACTCCGACGAGGTCGCCGCGCTGATCGACAGCGAGGTCCGCGAGCTCATCGAGCGCGCGCACGACGAGGCGTGGGAGATCCTGACGCAGCATCGCGCCGAGCTCGACCAGATCGTGCTCGAGCTGATGGAGAAGGAGACCCTCAGCGCCGAAGACATGAACCGGATCTGCGCCAACGTGCCCAAGCGCAGCCCGATGGCCCCGTTCACCGGCTCCCGGCGCCGCAAGAACGGCAAGTCGCTGCCGCCGGTCATGACGCCCAAGGAGCTCGCCGAGGCCAAGAAGGAAGGCATCGTCGAGCCGGACGCCAACCCGCCGACCGACCGCGAGTCGGCCGACGAGGACCACACCGTGCAGCTGCCCGCCATCCAGCCGGCCCCGCTGACCGGCCAGGAGCCTGCCAAGCCGCCGGTGCCGCCGGCGTACCCCAGCGAGTGGCTCAACCCGCAGTCCTCGGGCGAGCACGACCGATGA